The following proteins are co-located in the Pseudomonas cavernae genome:
- a CDS encoding acetyl-CoA carboxylase biotin carboxylase subunit — MITTLLVANRGEIACRVMRTAKALGLKTVAVHSAIDRDARHVREADMAVDLGGAKPADSYLLVDKLIAAAQASGAQAIHPGYGFLSENAGFARAIEAAGLIFLGPPARAIDAMGSKSAAKALMEDAGVPLVPGYHGEAQDVETFRAASAGIGYPVLLKAAAGGGGKGMKVVERESELGEALASAQREAQSAFGDSRMLVEKYVLKPRHVEIQVFADQHGNCLYLNERDCSIQRRHQKVVEEAPAPGLTPELRQAMGEAAVKAAQAIGYVGAGTVEFLLDARGDFFFMEMNTRLQVEHPVTEAITGLDLVAWQIRVARGEALPISQAQVPLNGHAIEVRLYAEDPDNDFLPAAGTLALYREAAAGPGRRVDSGVAEGDVVSPFYDPMLGKLIAWGDNREEARQRLLAMLDETLIGGVRTNLTFLRRVLAHPAFAAAELDTGFIPRHQDVLLPAPGALPEAFWQAAADAFIQSEASQVRGDDPHSPWNARSGWRAGVTAETELHLVCNGVERKVRPTGSAQLQGASLFCRREFIREETSQTQPESPIANKFAPTGVQRRLHAIRQGDTLYLEWNGELHAITRFDPIAAVEASHSHHGGLTAPMNGSIVRVLVEAGQAVEAGTALVVLEAMKMEHSIRAPHAGVVKALYCTEGDMVSEGAALVELEQLATGGGEFGG, encoded by the coding sequence ATGATCACCACCCTGCTGGTCGCCAACCGCGGCGAGATCGCCTGCCGGGTGATGCGCACCGCCAAAGCCCTCGGCCTGAAGACCGTGGCCGTGCACAGCGCCATCGACCGCGACGCCCGCCACGTGCGCGAGGCCGACATGGCCGTCGACCTCGGCGGCGCCAAACCGGCCGACAGCTACCTGCTGGTCGACAAGCTGATCGCCGCGGCCCAGGCCAGCGGCGCCCAGGCCATTCATCCTGGCTACGGCTTCCTCTCCGAGAACGCCGGCTTCGCCCGCGCCATCGAGGCCGCCGGGCTGATCTTCCTCGGCCCGCCCGCCAGAGCCATCGACGCGATGGGCAGCAAGTCCGCCGCCAAGGCGCTGATGGAAGATGCCGGCGTGCCCCTGGTGCCCGGCTACCACGGCGAGGCGCAGGATGTGGAAACCTTCCGCGCTGCGTCCGCGGGCATCGGCTACCCGGTGCTGCTCAAGGCTGCCGCCGGTGGTGGCGGCAAGGGCATGAAGGTGGTCGAACGCGAGAGCGAACTGGGCGAAGCCCTGGCCTCGGCCCAGCGCGAGGCGCAATCGGCGTTCGGCGACTCGCGCATGCTGGTGGAAAAGTACGTGCTCAAGCCGCGCCACGTGGAGATCCAGGTGTTCGCCGACCAGCACGGCAACTGCCTGTACCTCAACGAGCGCGACTGCTCGATCCAGCGTCGCCACCAAAAAGTGGTCGAGGAAGCCCCGGCTCCGGGCCTCACCCCCGAGCTGCGCCAGGCCATGGGCGAGGCGGCGGTGAAGGCCGCGCAGGCCATCGGCTATGTCGGCGCCGGCACCGTGGAATTCCTGCTGGATGCGCGTGGCGACTTCTTCTTCATGGAGATGAATACCCGCCTGCAGGTCGAGCATCCGGTCACCGAAGCCATCACCGGCCTCGACCTGGTCGCCTGGCAGATCCGCGTCGCCCGCGGTGAAGCGTTGCCGATCAGCCAGGCGCAGGTGCCGCTCAATGGCCACGCCATCGAAGTGCGCCTGTACGCCGAAGACCCGGACAACGACTTCCTCCCGGCCGCCGGCACCCTCGCTCTGTATCGCGAAGCGGCCGCCGGCCCGGGCCGCCGAGTGGACAGCGGCGTGGCCGAAGGCGATGTGGTCTCGCCGTTCTACGACCCGATGCTCGGCAAGCTGATCGCCTGGGGCGACAACCGCGAGGAAGCCCGCCAGCGCCTCTTGGCCATGCTCGACGAGACCTTGATCGGCGGGGTCAGAACCAACCTGACCTTCCTCCGCCGCGTGCTGGCCCATCCGGCCTTCGCCGCCGCCGAGCTGGACACCGGCTTCATCCCGCGCCACCAGGATGTGCTGCTACCGGCTCCGGGCGCACTGCCGGAGGCGTTCTGGCAGGCTGCCGCCGATGCCTTTATCCAGAGCGAAGCCAGCCAGGTGCGCGGCGACGATCCACACTCGCCGTGGAACGCCCGCAGCGGCTGGCGTGCCGGGGTGACAGCGGAGACCGAGCTGCATCTGGTCTGCAACGGCGTGGAACGCAAGGTGCGCCCCACTGGCAGTGCCCAGCTCCAAGGTGCTTCGCTGTTCTGTAGGCGCGAATTTATTCGCGAAGAGACATCGCAGACGCAGCCAGAATCCCCGATCGCGAACAAGTTCGCTCCTACAGGGGTACAACGCCGCCTGCACGCCATCCGCCAGGGCGATACCCTGTATCTCGAGTGGAACGGCGAGCTGCACGCCATCACCCGCTTCGACCCGATCGCCGCAGTGGAAGCCAGCCACAGTCATCACGGCGGCCTCACCGCCCCCATGAACGGCAGCATCGTCCGCGTGCTGGTCGAAGCCGGCCAAGCGGTCGAGGCCGGCACCGCCCTGGTGGTGCTGGAGGCGATGAAGATGGAGCACAGCATCCGCGCGCCG
- a CDS encoding gamma-carboxygeranoyl-CoA hydratase, producing the protein MTDFNTIELQIDPRGVATLWLNRPDKNNAFNAEMIRELILALDAIGADKSVRLLVLRGRGKHFCAGGDLSWMQQAAELDYNGNLADAQQLAELMHNLYHLKKPTLAVVQGAAFAGGLGLVSCCDLAIGADNAQFSLSEVRIGLIPATIAPFVVKAIGQRAANRYSLTAERFDGQRAVALGLLAESYPAEELEAQAEAWIANLRLNSPAAMSACKALFHEVAAAELTPALRRYTESAIARVRMSAEGQEGLRAFLDKRKPTWQETP; encoded by the coding sequence ATGACCGACTTCAACACCATCGAACTACAGATCGACCCGCGCGGCGTGGCCACCCTCTGGCTCAACCGCCCGGACAAGAACAATGCCTTCAACGCCGAGATGATCCGCGAGCTGATCCTCGCCCTCGATGCGATCGGCGCCGACAAGAGCGTGCGTCTGCTGGTCCTGCGCGGCCGCGGCAAGCACTTCTGCGCCGGCGGCGACCTGAGCTGGATGCAGCAGGCCGCCGAACTGGACTACAACGGCAACCTGGCCGATGCCCAGCAACTCGCCGAGCTGATGCACAACCTCTACCACCTGAAGAAGCCGACCCTGGCCGTGGTGCAAGGCGCGGCCTTCGCCGGCGGCCTCGGCCTGGTCAGCTGCTGCGACCTGGCGATCGGCGCCGACAACGCACAGTTCAGCCTCTCCGAGGTGCGCATCGGCCTGATCCCGGCAACCATCGCGCCGTTCGTGGTCAAGGCCATCGGCCAGCGCGCCGCCAACCGCTACTCGCTGACCGCCGAGCGCTTCGATGGCCAGCGCGCCGTAGCCCTCGGCCTGCTCGCCGAAAGCTATCCGGCCGAGGAGCTGGAGGCCCAGGCCGAGGCCTGGATCGCCAACCTGCGCCTCAACAGTCCCGCGGCGATGAGCGCCTGCAAGGCGCTGTTCCATGAGGTCGCCGCCGCCGAGCTGACCCCGGCGCTGCGCCGCTATACCGAAAGCGCCATCGCCCGCGTGCGCATGAGCGCCGAAGGTCAGGAAGGCCTGCGCGCCTTCCTCGACAAACGCAAACCGACCTGGCAGGAAACGCCATGA
- a CDS encoding carboxyl transferase domain-containing protein, whose protein sequence is MTILHTQINPRSADFAANSAAMLEQVNDLRALLARVHEGGGAKAQERHTSRGKLLPRERINRLLDPGSPFLEIGQLAAHKVYGEDVPAAGVIAGIGRVEGVECMIIANDATVKGGTYYPLTVKKHLRAQTIARENRLPCIYLVDSGGANLPRQDEVFPDREHFGRIFFNQANMSALGIPQIAVVMGSCTAGGAYVPAMSDETIMVRNQATIFLAGPPLVKAATGEVVSAEDLGGADVHCKTSGVADHYAEDDEHALALARRCVSNLNWRKLGELQRHQPLAPRYASEELYGVIPADAKQPFDVREVIARIVDDSSFDEFKALFGATLVCGFAHLHGYPVAILANNGILFAESAQKGAHFIELACQRGIPLLFLQNITGFMVGQKYEAGGIAKHGAKLVTAVACAKVPKFTVIIGGSFGAGNYGMCGRAYDPRFLWMWPNARIGVMGGEQAAGVLAQVKREQAERAGQAFSAEEERQIKQPILDQYEHQGHPYYSSARLWDDGVIDPAQTREVLALALSATLNAPIEPTTFGVFRM, encoded by the coding sequence ATGACCATCCTGCACACCCAGATTAACCCGCGTTCGGCGGATTTCGCCGCCAACTCTGCGGCCATGCTCGAACAGGTCAACGACCTGCGCGCCCTACTCGCCCGCGTCCACGAAGGCGGCGGCGCCAAGGCCCAGGAGCGCCACACCTCGCGCGGCAAGCTGCTGCCGCGTGAGCGCATCAATCGCCTGCTCGACCCCGGCTCGCCGTTTCTCGAGATCGGCCAACTCGCCGCCCATAAGGTGTACGGCGAAGACGTGCCGGCCGCCGGGGTGATCGCCGGCATCGGCCGGGTCGAGGGCGTCGAGTGCATGATCATCGCCAACGACGCCACGGTGAAAGGCGGTACCTACTACCCGCTGACCGTGAAGAAGCACCTGCGCGCCCAGACCATCGCCCGCGAAAACCGCCTGCCGTGCATCTACCTGGTGGACTCCGGCGGCGCCAACCTGCCGCGCCAGGACGAGGTGTTCCCCGACCGCGAGCATTTCGGCCGCATCTTCTTCAACCAGGCCAACATGAGCGCCCTGGGCATCCCGCAGATCGCCGTGGTCATGGGCTCCTGCACCGCCGGCGGCGCCTATGTGCCGGCGATGAGCGACGAGACCATCATGGTGCGCAACCAGGCCACCATCTTCCTCGCCGGCCCGCCGCTGGTGAAGGCCGCCACCGGCGAGGTGGTCAGCGCCGAGGACCTCGGCGGTGCCGATGTGCACTGCAAGACCTCCGGGGTCGCCGACCACTACGCCGAGGACGACGAGCATGCGCTGGCCCTGGCCCGCCGCTGCGTGAGCAACCTCAACTGGCGCAAGCTCGGCGAGCTGCAACGCCACCAGCCGCTGGCGCCGCGCTACGCCAGCGAGGAGCTGTACGGGGTGATCCCGGCCGATGCCAAGCAGCCATTCGACGTGCGTGAAGTGATCGCCCGGATCGTCGACGATTCGTCCTTCGACGAATTCAAGGCGCTGTTCGGCGCCACCCTGGTCTGCGGCTTCGCCCACTTGCACGGTTACCCGGTGGCGATCCTCGCCAACAACGGGATTTTGTTCGCCGAATCGGCGCAGAAAGGCGCGCACTTCATCGAGTTGGCCTGCCAGCGCGGCATTCCACTGCTGTTCCTGCAGAACATCACCGGTTTCATGGTCGGGCAGAAATACGAGGCCGGCGGCATCGCCAAGCACGGCGCCAAGCTGGTTACCGCGGTGGCCTGCGCCAAGGTGCCGAAGTTCACCGTGATCATCGGCGGCAGCTTCGGCGCCGGTAACTACGGCATGTGCGGCCGCGCCTACGACCCGCGCTTCCTGTGGATGTGGCCGAATGCGCGGATCGGCGTGATGGGCGGCGAACAGGCCGCCGGCGTGCTCGCCCAGGTCAAGCGCGAACAGGCCGAACGCGCCGGCCAGGCCTTCTCCGCCGAGGAAGAACGGCAGATCAAGCAGCCGATCCTCGACCAGTACGAACACCAGGGCCACCCCTACTACTCCAGCGCCCGGCTGTGGGACGACGGCGTGATCGACCCGGCGCAGACCCGCGAGGTGCTGGCGCTGGCGCTCTCGGCGACGCTCAACGCGCCGATCGAGCCGACCACCTTTGGCGTGTTCAGGATGTGA
- a CDS encoding isovaleryl-CoA dehydrogenase, translating to MTYLNLNFALGETIDMLREQVQGFVAAELAPRAAEIDSSNQFPMDMWKKFGDMGLLGITVEEEYGGSGLGYLAHVVAMEEISRASASVALSYGAHSNLCVNQIKRNGTAEQKAKYLPKLVSGEHVGALAMSEPNAGSDVVSMKLRADKQGDRYVLNGSKMWITNGPDAHTYVIYARTDASKASGGITAFIVERDWKGFSRSPKLDKLGMRGSNTCELVFQDVEVPEENVLGALNGGVKVLMSGLDYERVVLSGGPTGIMQACMDVVLPYIHDRKQFGQSIGEFQLIQGKVADMYTQLNASRAYLYAVANACDRGETTRKDAAGVILYTAERATQMALDAIQILGGNGYINDFPTGRLLRDAKLYEIGAGTSEIRRMLIGRELFNETK from the coding sequence ATGACTTATCTGAACCTCAACTTCGCCCTCGGTGAAACCATCGACATGCTGCGCGAGCAGGTACAGGGCTTCGTCGCCGCCGAACTGGCGCCGCGCGCCGCCGAGATCGACAGCAGCAACCAGTTCCCCATGGACATGTGGAAGAAGTTCGGCGACATGGGCCTGCTCGGCATCACCGTCGAAGAAGAGTACGGCGGCTCGGGTCTGGGCTACCTGGCCCACGTCGTCGCCATGGAAGAGATCAGCCGCGCCTCGGCCTCGGTCGCCCTCTCCTACGGCGCGCACTCCAACCTGTGCGTCAACCAGATCAAGCGCAACGGCACCGCCGAGCAGAAGGCCAAGTACCTGCCCAAGCTGGTCTCCGGCGAGCATGTCGGCGCCCTCGCCATGAGCGAGCCGAACGCCGGCTCCGACGTGGTGTCGATGAAGCTGCGCGCCGACAAGCAGGGCGACCGCTATGTGCTCAACGGCAGCAAGATGTGGATCACCAACGGCCCGGACGCCCACACCTACGTGATCTACGCGCGCACCGACGCGAGCAAGGCCTCGGGCGGCATCACCGCCTTTATCGTCGAGCGCGACTGGAAGGGTTTCTCCCGCAGTCCGAAGCTGGACAAGCTCGGCATGCGCGGCTCGAACACCTGCGAACTGGTGTTCCAGGATGTGGAAGTGCCGGAAGAGAACGTCCTCGGCGCGCTCAACGGCGGCGTGAAGGTGCTGATGAGCGGCCTCGACTACGAGCGCGTGGTGCTTTCCGGCGGCCCGACCGGGATCATGCAGGCGTGCATGGACGTGGTGCTGCCCTACATCCACGACCGCAAGCAGTTCGGCCAGAGCATCGGCGAGTTCCAGCTGATCCAGGGCAAGGTCGCCGACATGTACACCCAGCTCAACGCCAGCCGCGCCTACCTGTACGCGGTGGCCAACGCCTGCGACCGTGGCGAGACCACACGCAAGGACGCCGCCGGGGTGATCCTCTACACCGCCGAACGCGCCACGCAGATGGCCCTGGATGCCATCCAGATCCTCGGCGGCAACGGCTACATCAACGACTTCCCCACCGGCCGCCTGCTGCGCGACGCCAAGCTCTACGAAATCGGCGCCGGCACCAGCGAAATCCGCCGCATGCTGATCGGCCGCGAGCTGTTCAACGAAACCAAGTAA
- a CDS encoding MerR family transcriptional regulator, giving the protein MSLTYSISDLARELDITTRAIRFYEEQEMLSPERRGQERVYSAKDLVTLKLILRGKRIGFSLAECKELIELYDPVHGNRKQLETFMRKIAERRLQLEQQLLDIQQMQLELDTAEERCLTALAETDRKQGIAS; this is encoded by the coding sequence ATGTCCCTGACCTACTCCATCTCCGACCTGGCCCGCGAACTGGACATCACCACCCGCGCCATCCGCTTCTACGAGGAGCAGGAGATGCTCAGCCCCGAGCGGCGTGGCCAGGAGCGCGTCTACAGCGCCAAGGACCTGGTTACGCTCAAGCTGATCCTGCGCGGCAAGCGCATCGGTTTCTCGCTGGCCGAATGCAAGGAGCTGATCGAGCTGTACGACCCGGTGCACGGCAATCGCAAACAGCTGGAAACCTTCATGCGCAAGATCGCCGAGCGTCGCCTACAACTGGAGCAACAACTGCTGGACATCCAGCAGATGCAGCTGGAACTGGATACCGCCGAGGAGCGCTGCCTGACCGCCCTGGCCGAAACCGATAGAAAACAAGGTATTGCGTCCTAA
- a CDS encoding sigma-54-dependent Fis family transcriptional regulator — MAQSIPITTELDLLQEVRQVRQRLLSDGQLPLGVLRAEIDASWRRSIDHGLSCMGEESVALQHRSDLELLLANNRLLIDAATPELEYLVSQQGKASLVILGNAEATVLLVEGQTEFLDNFGLRDLRPGACWSESARGTNGLGTALVEAQPTLINCGEHYLDRLSRFSCISVPIKDPQGQVIGVLDLTREGVLTQPQDSLATLVLAASNIESRLFGACYPEHSVLAFHTRPQYLGSAWHGLLALSLDGEVLAANEQACGLLRLSRQHLVGRRSSELLGSQSAQFMARLLQGGVGSLQTAKGEFFFKALQMPRCASLGTAVSAPRPQAAKRRSLDELAGRDERFARSLRMAQQGLAGDLPVLLLGETGTGKDVVARALHQASARADKPFVAVNCAAIPEGLIESELFGYREGAFTGSRKGGVVGRLMQAHGGTLFLDEIGDMPLSMQARLLRVLQERKVAPLGAAEEQDIDVAVICATHRELKRLVQEKSFREDLYYRINGINLRLPALRERDDVHGMILAVLGKLSNEPVSLDKTLSELLCQYDWPGNIRQLEMVLRATLAMREAGETLLGLQHLTDSLLEELTSSSRQPCSIRESELELIRSALERHDGNVSAAADSLGISRATLYRKLKQLRA, encoded by the coding sequence ATGGCCCAATCCATACCGATAACAACAGAGTTGGACCTCCTGCAGGAGGTTCGCCAGGTCCGCCAGCGACTGCTCAGCGACGGTCAGCTGCCCCTGGGGGTGCTGCGCGCGGAGATCGACGCCTCATGGCGGCGCAGCATCGACCATGGCCTCAGCTGCATGGGCGAAGAATCTGTGGCGCTGCAGCACCGCAGCGACCTGGAACTGCTGCTGGCCAACAACCGCCTGCTGATCGATGCCGCCACCCCCGAACTGGAATATCTGGTCAGCCAGCAGGGCAAGGCGAGCCTGGTGATCCTCGGCAATGCCGAGGCCACGGTGCTGCTTGTCGAGGGCCAGACCGAATTCCTCGACAATTTCGGTCTGCGCGACCTGCGCCCGGGCGCTTGCTGGAGCGAATCGGCGCGCGGCACTAACGGCCTGGGCACCGCGTTGGTGGAGGCGCAACCGACGCTGATCAACTGTGGCGAACATTATCTCGACCGCCTGAGCCGGTTCTCCTGCATCTCGGTGCCGATCAAGGACCCGCAAGGCCAGGTGATCGGCGTACTCGACCTGACTCGCGAGGGTGTCCTGACCCAGCCGCAGGACAGTCTGGCGACCCTGGTGCTGGCCGCGAGCAATATCGAAAGCCGTTTGTTCGGCGCCTGCTACCCCGAGCATAGCGTCCTGGCCTTCCATACGCGCCCGCAGTATCTCGGGTCGGCCTGGCACGGCCTGCTGGCGCTCAGCCTCGATGGTGAGGTGCTGGCAGCCAATGAGCAGGCCTGCGGTCTGCTGCGCCTGTCGCGCCAGCATCTGGTCGGGCGCCGTAGCAGCGAGCTGCTGGGCAGCCAAAGTGCGCAGTTCATGGCGCGTCTGCTGCAGGGCGGGGTCGGCAGCCTGCAGACCGCCAAGGGCGAATTCTTCTTCAAGGCCTTGCAGATGCCGCGCTGCGCCAGCCTGGGCACCGCCGTATCCGCGCCTCGGCCGCAGGCGGCGAAACGCCGGAGCCTGGACGAGCTGGCCGGGCGCGATGAGCGTTTCGCCCGTTCCCTACGCATGGCCCAACAAGGCTTGGCGGGTGACCTGCCGGTACTGCTGCTGGGCGAGACCGGCACCGGCAAGGACGTGGTGGCGCGTGCGCTGCACCAGGCCAGCGCACGGGCCGACAAACCCTTCGTCGCGGTCAACTGCGCGGCGATTCCCGAGGGCCTGATCGAGTCCGAACTGTTCGGCTACCGCGAAGGCGCCTTCACCGGCTCGCGCAAGGGCGGGGTGGTCGGCCGGCTGATGCAGGCCCATGGCGGCACCTTGTTCCTCGACGAGATCGGCGATATGCCGCTGAGCATGCAGGCGCGTCTGTTGCGCGTGCTGCAGGAACGCAAGGTGGCCCCGCTGGGGGCGGCCGAGGAGCAGGACATCGATGTCGCGGTGATCTGCGCCACCCACCGCGAGCTCAAGCGCCTGGTGCAAGAAAAGAGCTTCCGCGAAGACCTGTACTACCGCATCAATGGCATCAACCTGCGCCTGCCGGCGCTGCGCGAGCGCGACGATGTGCACGGCATGATCCTCGCTGTGCTGGGCAAGCTGAGCAACGAGCCGGTGAGCCTTGACAAAACCCTGAGCGAGTTGCTCTGCCAGTACGACTGGCCGGGCAACATCCGCCAGTTGGAGATGGTGTTGCGCGCGACGCTGGCCATGCGCGAGGCGGGCGAGACACTGCTCGGCCTGCAGCATCTCACCGACTCCCTGCTGGAGGAGCTGACCAGCAGCAGCCGACAGCCGTGCAGCATCCGTGAGAGCGAGCTGGAACTGATCCGCAGCGCGCTGGAGCGGCATGACGGTAATGTTTCGGCCGCCGCCGATTCGCTCGGTATCAGCCGCGCCACCCTGTATCGCAAGCTCAAGCAGTTGCGGGCCTGA
- a CDS encoding ABC transporter ATP-binding protein: protein MIRFLLGLVETSDPELLRRAMAWLYSFVRPQRRGILLLLGLSLCASLLVLAQPWLTKMLIDDGLLAKDFGRLVQVAVAMIAVGIIGTLLAGINRYLHTRLSGRILFALRDALYRHLQQLSPTFFGRRRIGDLLSRLDGDVAEIQRFAVDSLFSAVSSVIGLLGAIALMLMLSWQLSLLLAVLIPIEVLWLRWMRRKVERDVRQLRERSADLSSFLVETLPAMKFIQAAGQQQRESQRLEGLGQGYMGQLLKLQITEFFTHALPGTLTSLSRACAFIIGGYWVVQGSWQLGSLIAFSTYLGMAVGPVQSLLGLYVALQRMTVSLGRVMELQQEPVAVRQPQAPQTLPAGNGELRFEGVWFAHQQRAEAVLRGVDACIAGGLKVAISGASGVGKSTLIDLLQRFYDPDQGCIRLDGADLRELDLFALRRRIAVVSQDIVLFRGSLADNLAYSAPEAGRDAIERVARLARLDGLIATLPQGLDSQLGERGQQLSGGQKQRIAIARALLQEPLILVLDEATSAVDEATEREVIAAIDQLFAGRTRILISHRPSTLAQADLRLHLEAGLLQPVVEPQVSHGH from the coding sequence ATGATCAGATTTCTGCTCGGGCTGGTGGAAACCAGCGACCCTGAGTTGTTGCGCCGGGCCATGGCCTGGCTGTACAGCTTCGTCCGCCCGCAGCGGCGGGGCATCCTGCTGCTGCTCGGGCTGTCGCTGTGCGCCTCGCTGCTGGTGTTGGCGCAGCCCTGGCTGACCAAGATGCTGATCGACGACGGCCTGCTGGCCAAGGATTTCGGCCGCCTGGTGCAGGTCGCCGTGGCAATGATTGCGGTCGGCATCATCGGCACGCTGCTGGCCGGGATCAACCGCTACCTGCATACCCGGCTGTCCGGGCGCATCCTGTTCGCCCTGCGCGACGCCCTGTACCGCCACCTGCAGCAACTCTCGCCGACCTTCTTCGGCCGCCGACGGATTGGCGACCTGCTGTCGCGCCTGGATGGCGACGTCGCCGAGATCCAGCGCTTCGCCGTCGACTCGCTGTTCTCCGCGGTGTCCAGCGTCATCGGCCTGCTCGGTGCCATCGCCCTGATGCTGATGCTGTCCTGGCAGCTGTCGTTGCTGCTGGCCGTGCTGATTCCCATCGAGGTGCTGTGGCTGCGCTGGATGCGGCGCAAGGTCGAGCGCGACGTGCGCCAGTTGCGCGAGCGCTCGGCGGATCTGTCGTCGTTTCTGGTGGAAACCTTGCCGGCGATGAAGTTCATCCAGGCCGCCGGCCAGCAGCAGCGCGAGTCCCAGCGCCTGGAAGGGCTCGGTCAGGGCTATATGGGCCAGTTGCTGAAACTGCAGATCACCGAGTTCTTCACCCATGCGCTGCCGGGCACCCTGACCTCGCTGTCGCGTGCCTGTGCCTTCATCATTGGCGGCTACTGGGTGGTGCAGGGCAGCTGGCAGCTGGGTTCGCTAATCGCCTTTTCCACCTACCTGGGCATGGCCGTGGGGCCGGTGCAGAGCCTGCTCGGCCTGTATGTGGCGCTGCAGCGCATGACCGTCAGCCTTGGCCGGGTCATGGAGTTGCAGCAGGAGCCGGTCGCGGTGCGCCAGCCGCAGGCGCCGCAAACGCTGCCGGCGGGCAATGGCGAACTGCGCTTCGAGGGCGTCTGGTTCGCCCACCAGCAGCGTGCCGAGGCGGTGCTGCGCGGGGTCGATGCTTGTATTGCCGGCGGCCTCAAGGTGGCGATCAGCGGCGCTTCCGGGGTTGGCAAGTCGACCCTGATCGACCTCCTGCAGCGTTTCTACGACCCGGACCAGGGCTGCATCCGCCTCGATGGTGCCGACCTGCGCGAGCTGGACCTGTTCGCCCTGCGCCGGCGCATCGCCGTGGTCAGCCAGGACATAGTGCTGTTTCGCGGCAGCCTCGCCGACAACCTCGCCTACAGCGCGCCCGAGGCCGGTCGCGACGCCATCGAGCGGGTGGCGCGCCTGGCCCGGCTGGATGGCCTGATCGCGACCCTGCCGCAGGGCCTCGACAGCCAACTCGGCGAGCGGGGCCAGCAGCTGTCCGGTGGGCAGAAACAGCGCATCGCCATCGCCCGCGCGTTGCTGCAGGAGCCGCTGATCCTGGTGCTCGACGAAGCCACTTCGGCGGTCGACGAGGCCACCGAGCGTGAGGTGATCGCCGCCATCGACCAGCTGTTCGCCGGGCGCACACGCATCCTCATCAGCCATCGGCCGTCGACGCTGGCCCAGGCCGACCTGCGCTTGCACTTGGAGGCCGGGCTGCTGCAGCCAGTCGTCGAGCCACAGGTGAGCCATGGCCACTGA
- a CDS encoding peptidase S8 and S53 subtilisin kexin sedolisin yields MATELRVGVVDSGHAPAQSPLVCASRRFWLEQEQLHEGEAQADRLGHGAAVIDSLIAQAGSPRLCVAQVFAERWTTSPLQIAAAIHWLIEQQVALINLSLGLRQDRPVLRAACAAAHEAGILLCAASPAQGAPVYPASYPGVLRITGDARCASGQWSWLDSAQADFGAAVAAGSGLAGASVACAALSGQILAYLHEHPAAGPGQVLDYLRHGAAFLGPERRSAQP; encoded by the coding sequence ATGGCCACTGAACTGCGCGTCGGCGTGGTCGACAGCGGCCACGCGCCGGCACAGTCCCCGCTGGTCTGCGCCTCGCGGCGCTTCTGGCTGGAGCAGGAGCAATTGCACGAGGGCGAAGCGCAGGCCGACCGCCTCGGCCATGGCGCGGCGGTGATCGACAGCCTGATCGCCCAGGCCGGGTCGCCACGGCTATGCGTCGCCCAGGTCTTCGCCGAGCGCTGGACGACCAGCCCGCTGCAGATCGCCGCGGCGATTCATTGGCTGATCGAACAGCAGGTGGCGCTGATCAACCTCAGCCTCGGCCTGCGCCAGGATCGCCCGGTGCTGCGCGCCGCCTGCGCGGCGGCGCACGAGGCCGGCATCCTGCTTTGCGCCGCCAGCCCGGCACAGGGCGCGCCGGTGTACCCGGCCAGCTACCCGGGCGTGCTGCGCATCACCGGCGATGCGCGCTGCGCGAGCGGGCAATGGTCCTGGCTGGACAGCGCGCAGGCCGATTTCGGTGCCGCGGTGGCGGCCGGCAGCGGCTTGGCCGGCGCCAGCGTTGCCTGCGCGGCGCTCAGCGGGCAGATCCTGGCCTACCTGCACGAGCATCCGGCAGCCGGGCCGGGCCAGGTGCTCGACTATTTGCGCCATGGCGCAGCCTTTCTCGGCCCCGAGCGGCGGAGCGCACAGCCATGA